The genomic segment gtcctcacttatcaccccaccagccttcacattcaaaggatcatcctccgccatttccgccaactccagcatgatgccaccaccaaacacatcttcccttcagccccctgtcggcattccgtagggattgttccctccggggcaccctggttcactcctccatcactccctactcctcaacccccacctatggcacctccccatgcccacacaaaagatgcaacacctgccccttcacttcctctctcctcactgtccaagggcccaaacactcctttcaagtgaagcagcatttcacttgcatttcccccaacttagtctactgcattcgttgctcccaatgcagtttcctctacattggagagaccaaatgtaaactgggcgaccgctttgcagaacacctgcggtctgtctgcaagaatgacccaaacctccctgtcgcttgccattttaacactccaccctgctctcttgcccacatgtctgtccttggcttgctgcattgttccagtgaagcccaacgcaaactggaggaacagcacctcatcttctgactaggcactttacagccttccagactgaatattgaattcaacaactttagatcttgaacttcctcctccatccccaccccttttctgtttcttcccctttccttttgttttttccaataatttatatagatttttcttttcccacctatttccattatttttaaatcttttatgcccccccacccccactagagctataccttgagtgccctacttaTTCTTAATTaccacattcatttagataatattaccaacttcaacacctctgtgttcttttgttcttttgtctgtgacatcttttgattatctgctcctattactgcttgcttgtccctacaaccacaccaccctcctccacttctctccccccacccaacaccccccaccctccctcccccccatcttaaaccagcttacaattgacccctctccttggattcacccagttctgctgaagggtcatgaggactcgaaacatcaactcttttcttctccgccgatgctgccagacctgctgagtttttccaggtaattctgtttttgttttggatttccagcatccgcagttttttattctTATCAATTACTCCCAAGTCAGTTACGACCTGATCAAACAGTATGTGGAAGCAGTGATTCTCACTCCCTTTCTGGCTGAGAGAGGTCTTACAACTCTAATCACTCAAATGCTACCATTAGGCTTTAAGTGACGTCTTTAGTTTTCTGCTTCTTTTGGGTTTCTGCCTCCTGATAACAGCTGCTTATATGCCATACACACTTTTCCATACTTCCCGATGTTGCAATTAAGGGAGACTCTGCACACTCTTAATTTACCTCACTTATTTTTCTATTTTACCTAGATGGCATCTTGCATATCCTAATgacttttgttcctgctgctttctccCTAATTTTATTGTCAATTCGCACTTTTGATTTTTACTCATTTATGTTGAGTGACATATTAGAAATACAAATACGAAAGGGACAAGTGCCTCCAACTTTAGCCGATCTGTTTTACAGTACCTTTCTATTTCCCTTTCTTTGCTCGTTTCCTTCCACTTAACTTTCCTTATCACGCTTTTTTTTATGACCAGATGTAGTACCAGTATTTAGCCATGCCTAGTTCTATCCGGGTTACCTTGAAGTGGTGCTCCAGCTCTACCTTTTCTATGTCACCTAACAGAAAACAGGGCAAGCAATTATGCGTTCCTGACAAAACACTGGGATTCACACTCGAGTTAGTGCTCCTAATAGACAGAGGAATACTCATGAACTTTGGACTCTGACAAAATAATATTTTCAGAGTAAAGGCAGCCTGCCATGTAAGTCAATGGAATAAAGGGACACAGCAAAAATAATGAGTAATGTCAGACAAAATCAAAATTTTCTCAAAAAACGATAATGTTAAAGCAAGTTTGAAATGAATTGACAAAAAATACTGAGTCTTTTTTGAAGCAGAAGAATCTTATATATAACAGTGCTTATATGACTACATGAATTCTCATATTCTGTCACTGACTCAGCTATggcacagctttgctgaaaacTACTGAATCAGAAAAAATACTGTTAACACTTAGAGAGAGAAATATGCAGTTTTGTGTATTGTAGATGACGTCAAAGATTTTTGATACAGAATGCACAGTGAATATTAGTGTGGGTTCAATAAAGTATCTCTTAGGAATTAAGACCGACAGCAAAGATAAAGTTATAAATAAgcaaagcagagcaaaacagaagaaGAAGTAAGAAAGAAAAGGATAGAGAAGAGAAAAGCAAAAAAAGCGTCAAGAGAAATGTGAGGAAAGCAAAGAAAAACAAGGTTGGGACTAAAGGAGAGAAAGACGGAATGCAGGGGGAGGAATAAAATAAGCAGAAACAATGAGAAAAGAAAAAGGAATGAGAAAGGCGGGTTAAGGAAAACATGAATTGGAATTAAAATGCAGAATAAACGTAACAGAATAAACAAAAATGAAATGAGGCATGGAGCCAAAAACAACAGAATAGGAATCAGCAAGAAAACCCGAGAaaaacagtgggggtgggggtttgataAAACAGGTGGCGATGAAAAGTGAAGTAACTGGGAATAGAAGTGAGTTTCAAAGATAAAACAAATAGGAATGAAAAGACGCAGAAAAGTCAGAAAAAGAAATGGAATAAGAGAAGCAAATAGGAGAAATTATTAAAGGGACATAGCAAATTAGAAACTGTTAGAATTTTGCTTCAATGAAAACAAAGTGTGAGTTTAATGATTTCGGAAATGATCGAAAAACAAGTAAAGAACAAAGGTAAAAGTATGGTGCATGTGAAAGATTTGTCGATAATGTAACATTTCAGCAGTAATTTAATTGATCAGAGATACTTTAATATCTGCTAGTTCTTTAAATCAGTTGATTTGACAATTCTTAGCCAATGGAGGAAATTGCAAGCAGCATTTATAATAATCTGCTACTGTATTGGGATAATTAAAGTAATGAAAACAAGCACTGCCTATTCATACATGCTGTCCACTCTGACAGGAGGCTCATCCTTTAAATAGTTTCAGCGCTTCTCCCACTTCTTTCTGTCCAGATGTTTATTTCTTTTTCAACatcatcagttttttttttaacgaaGTCAATTAAATTGCATCATCCTGGTCGCGGGAAACGCTCATGGGTTATTTTTTTGTAAACCTGCTCCTCTCTTACTGAACCTTATCAGCTAACGAGCTTTGATCAGCATTCACAATGCACTCGGGCCTTCTCTCGAATACGATATCGACTTCTGATTGACACAAAGGTGGATAAAAtgatcacaacaaaggtttaaccTTACCTTCTAAACTAATAGTCCCATACTATCTCATTTGTCTATGATGCTTTAACTGTACATAATGCCTGATCAGGGACGTTTCTGACCTTTCCCTTTAACTAGAAGCCTATGTATCCTGTGTCTAAAAATAAATTTGCACTGAGAAAATGCTTGTCTTCAGGGGTGAGTGGCTTCGCTTTCTGGAGAATTTATATGTAATGCTCAATCTTATAGACATTAATTGTGATGATTGAGTGTGGGTTATTCAGATTGTTTGAAGGTACCCTATTCAGTTAGACTAGCTCGGCATTTTCTCGCTTTATTTAATACGTTGCTTGTCTCTGTTCTGTAACAATACGAGGGGCACGGGCTCCGAGGTTGTAGTGTGGTGGTTCTAGTCGAATCGGTCCCCTACCAGAAGCACGGTGGGAGAAGGGCTCCCTACACATTACAAAAAAAGGGCACGGGTGAGCTGGATCCTAAACTAGGGTTAAACCGCAAGGAAAAGTGGTCTGGTTTCATCCGTGAACGATAATAGCATTTTACCCCTCTCATTGAACGTCCGAGTTTGATAACTTGTAAATATTCTATtacgttttaaaaaaaacacccgtTCGCAGTAATAGACTCCGAATGAGCTTGGTAAACATGTCCCTTTAAAGCGTACTGTCGAATTCCGTGCAGCACCCTATGTTTTCAAGTATGTATGTAAAAGAaagcagacagaaaacaggaacgATAATGGGTGTGAATTGGTTCCCCCTGTATTCTGTGTGGGAGCTATTCCTGGAGATGATGTATTTGGTACCTGGCTGGTTTCAATGACCTTGGGAGGTGTCTGCAGAGGATGGGCGTCTGGTTAAGAATCTTGTGAATGAAGCCCGGCTGttactgatgtgtgtgtgtgtgatctgtttGATATTCGCATCACACAGCCTGTGATTCAGTAAGGATGCTGAACACAGTAAGTGAACATTTTTGacgtcagagctgagatttatcaCCACCTCTTCGGGGCATCGCATTAACCGCATTCCATTCACCAAATCTAGTGTTTGATTAGCAATGTCAGCCACCAAATAAACCTGCAACCCCGAAGTAAAGATTCTTACATCGGACTAAAGCCCAGTCTGCCAGCACCGAGGAAGGAGCACAAGAGCCGGTAAGGCTTAGTCCAGTCAGTGCCCTTGTTACATTGTTATTAATATTGTGTAACCCTTGGGATGCTACATAGAGGGAGAAGTATAACATTTCCAACGATATAGCATTAGATTTCATTACAAAAGTCTATTAATTCGATTTCCATTCTAAGGTTACATTAAGACAAGGACATTAGTGTTGTGATTTAAGATTGAACGCTTTACGGTATAGATGTTAGCAAACCGTATCAGCTTTCTCTTAAAAATGAAGTATCGTACAGTTATTATGTATTTGTGATGGGCCGTATATACATCTAGCTATGCTTTAGTGAGATACCATCCTTACAATAGTGCAATATCTGTATAAACTATGTGGGAGGCAATTAATTTGTTGACTTGATTTTTGCTCTCTGGATTTCAAAATCTATATCTGCTTTTCAAATTGTAGATTAAATCTGCACTTGTAAATGCGGCCATTTAGTTAAACTAGGATGATTTCGTTATTTTAGTCCTCTTTCCCACCATACACAGAATCATGTTTACTACACACTGTTGGGGCTCTACCTCATTGCTACTGCAGTGAGTAATTATAAGGAGTTCGCACCATTTACAGCAGCCAGTTGTTAATCATTGTGAATTCTTTTAAACGAACATTGCCTGATGTGGGAAAACTGTCAACAAATGTTTGCCACTTAATACCTAACCCGCTGCACCGCAGGCTCGATTCTTTGCAAAAGCGTGTTTTTGGAATGGTTTGTCTCTTTGTTTTTGAACCATacgctttttttttctctcctccccTCAGATTATGCTTTCCATGCCTCCAGTTATGAATGATCAGGCCCGGAACAGCTCAAAGCAGTCCCTCAACTGGCTCTCCTCGGACAACAGCAACTCCTCGATCGCAACCTCCGACCTACCCACGGGGGCAGTCAATCCCTGGGACATCGCCCTCTGTGTGGTGGGGACTGTTATCTCTTGCGAGAATGCTATCGTGGTGGCCGTGATCTTCTACACGCCGACCCTCAGGACTCCAATGTTCATCCTGATCGGGAGCTTGGCTTTAGCTGATCTCCTCGGAGGAATGGGCTTGATCCTCAATTTCATTTTTCTCTACTTGCTGAACTTCGAAGCCGCTCGGCTGGTCTCGGCTGCGCTCCTGATAGCCTCCTTCTCGGCTTCAGTCTGCAATCTGCTGGCCATCACGATGGACCGTTATTTGTCCCTCTATAACGCCCTAACATACCACACAGAGAGAACCACCACCTTCACCTACCTGATGCTCCTGGCTATATGGGTCACATGCATCACTCTGGGATCACTGCCCATCGTGGGCTGGAACTGCTTGGAGGATGAGTCGTCCTGCAGCGTGGTCAAACCCATCACCAAAAACAACGCCGCCGTCCTCTCGGTGTCATTTCTGCTGATATTCGCCCTAATGTTACAACTCTACGTTCAAATCTGCAAAATCGCTTTCAGGCACGCCCAGCAGATCGCCGTGCAGTACCATTTCGTGGCCACCTCCAACACCTCGACCAGGAAAGGGATCTCGACTTTATCTGTCATCCTGGGCACCTTCGCTGCTTGCTGGATCCCTTTTGCAATCTACTGTTTGATTGCAGACTCCAGTTACCCGCTGATCTACACCTATGTCACCGTCCTACCAGCGACTTGCAATTCAGTCATTAACCCTATCATTTATGCATACCGGAACCCTGATATCCAGAAGTCGCTCTGGGTGGCTTGCTGTGGTTGTATCCCATCTAATTTTTCATTTAGACCAAGATCGTCCAGCGACGTATAGTGTCTTCTGTTTTGtgggattttatttttaaaacaattattatttgtaatttttatttttttactgaaaatttattttaaaaaaaacacattgcccGCTATTTAAAACATTTTCATTGCGGGAAAGCGTACTTTTTGAGAGCAGCTTTTTTTTCACACATCAGGTAAAGTAACAGTATTTGCGCCCCCAGCGGTTTTCCGTAGAATCATGATCATAAACTCCATAACACGCAATTAAAGCTGCAGCGTATTAATGGTTACGGGACAAAAGTGAATTTGGTACGCGTATAAATACATAGAAAAGGAACCCGGTGTGGGGGAAAAGTGCTATTTTTCCAAAAAATGTGGAACTTAAGAGACCCGGGCGAAGTTCTGGAAATGGCAGGTGTTTGATGGGATTTTGCAAGGATCAATTTGGGCATCGCGAGTTCCACAGGAGCGCCAGTGGCAACTTTCCTCCAGTTTAGAGCACTATTCATATGTAATGCACTTTAAGCTACTGGAATAGAGTCCAGTGTTCTAAACGTCTTTAAAGATCTATCTATCTAGTCTATTGTGATAATAAAATGATTTATTTATGTAACATCTATCCATCTGACAATCTATGAAACATTAATCTATATCTATCATTTATTATGAGTTGACGTTCTGACGGCATTTAAACTGTGACTGAATTGTGCTTTCAATTCTATACTGCGGATTTAACCTTTTAAAACCAATACAAATATTGTATACTATTGGGCAGGACATCGTGAGCGTGTCAGAATGATTTATTATATTTGCCAAATTGATCCCTGGACGTGATGTGAACAGCTGCAGTGAACGATACACGTGTTATTCTGCGGCAGCACCGTTTTAAGTCAAAGCATATTTTGGCCCTTTACTGTGGCTCCTTTCACATGATGTTTATTCGGAATATAGCTCTATTTTTTTCGTACAGGTACCAATACCTCAAATTGTGAGTTATAATTTCGCCGTATTGGCGAAACCCCCTTGTTAACTAGTCGCTGcctttgggggtggggtaggggaggcTGGGTAAGAGAATAAAATCCAGTCAAAATGGCAGCTTTTAGCAATTAATCAAATGCCACAAAAAAGTAAATCAAATTTAATAGCGTTTGGTTACTACCCTGAAACAGTCAGGTAAATCGAAGTAGATCCTTTCCCAGGAGTTACCGTACACTTTGGAATCCTGTCGGTCCCGGAGTAGGAACAATTATAAAAAGCACTTCTGCCAATATCTTAATGAAGGCTCCGTCAGTCAGCACTTCAATTCAGACAGTATTTGCCAATGATTTGGAAACTATCCGAACAGGTTTATTGGGGCAAATGTTTCCTTCCTCCTCACCCATCATTTAAATTGCACTTTATCAAtcgagtgattttttttaaaatattgccaTTTCCTGCACTGTCAAATATCTGATAGCCTATTTATCTGCTGAGATCGATTTATTTTGATATGGTTACCTATTACTGTAAGCAACATTACCAACCTTTTTGCAAAGGATAAATTGGATTAAAATAAACAGTATTTTAGGAATCAACCTTTTGTTCTGTTTGGTCTGCTGTCGGTTCTCGGTTGTTTTCAATGGGCGGCTTGTCTGCATGATTCGAGTCTGCGCATTGACTCGCTGCTAACGACCTGCAATGCTGATTTACAGCCCGAGTCAGACCCCAAGAGCCTTGAAATAGTTCGTCAAACTGTTGTTCACATTTATGATTCTCTGCCTTCATGCCAAACGTTACAAATCGTTAGGTCAATACCAGGCTGATAGGAAAACACATCTGTTTAGCCTGTCAGGAATATATTACGTTTGGTGGGTACTCTCGACAATTTTGCGCAGTCAGTTCCGAATTTATAATTATTTCTATCTGAAGAAAAAGTCTCCCGTTCCGTAACGTGTTCCCCCTTCCCGCCCCTCTCTCTTCAGCTCCTGTCCGCTGACGTCAATGAAACCATGAGCCGGCCGTGTTTGCAATGTCGGCAGACTTCAGATGTGAAGCTACATCAATGACCGGCTACCTGCATCGCTTCTGCATTGCAAATTGCTGGCGAACATTCCCTGTGTCTACCCCTGAACCTCTCATAAGGGCCCCCATTGAGTCAGTGCCCACCACCGTCCACCACCCTCAGTCATTTCAAAACATGTGGTGTCTTTCAGATTTCTTCCTGTGGGTGTTTGACTTTCAACTAAGGAAAGAGAAATGAAATATGGACGGTTACATAATGGATAGTGCAGCTTTCGACTGAGGTCGTTAATCTTACCGAATGCCAGGTGACATTTACATAAAATGATTATAAGGAACAAACTTTTATTTCAAAAGAAGGGTGTTTTGTCAACCCTGTTCGGTTAGCAAACACCTCCTGAAATGCACATTTTAAATAGAACCAAGCAATTTGGTCACATATAAAGGATTTTAATACTTACTTGTGATTTAATGGCAAAGGCACTCTCTCTAAATTAACCCAATCATAATTCTAACATGATTTGTATGCCCATGCACTTTTATTATTATTATGCTGAAAGCTAATCTCACTGGGCTGGTTGTAGGTTGTCAAAACTGTCCTTAGTGCCCAGGTCATAGAAGGAAGAAGGAGTTTCAACTCCTGATCAATATTCAGTGATCACTGTTGGAAGTGTGTGgattggggggaggtggaggagacaATGTTTGTGGACAGGTACAGGTTAGCCATTAGTGATTGCTACCCAATCCTTGGTCAAATGGTTGCTCAGTGCTCATTGTCTAGAGCTATATCAGACAACTTGAATAAATGAAATAAGGGTGGCTAACATGTATGGAACTAAATCCTAATGAGAAATCAACATTCTCATGAGGGAAAAATTAAAGAATACAAGAGAGATCAAATCTTACactatttatcccattttctacattttaaatatgagcaaaatgtttttacaaaaatcaaacCTATGTAGCATTGATTAATATTTTTGAATGATTCTGAGTCGTTCATTTTTTATAGTAATTGGTACATACTACAttgaaaaacaaataaaaaactaGATTCTTCAATAAAAAAAGTGATATGAAACTGTAGCCTTTATGTAGAAC from the Carcharodon carcharias isolate sCarCar2 chromosome 9, sCarCar2.pri, whole genome shotgun sequence genome contains:
- the LOC121282480 gene encoding G-protein coupled receptor 12-like, with the translated sequence MVTFTATGNAVLALQLWLEQVAHFNVHLLIEAKLSDTLFVSEVKIMLSMPPVMNDQARNSSKQSLNWLSSDNSNSSIATSDLPTGAVNPWDIALCVVGTVISCENAIVVAVIFYTPTLRTPMFILIGSLALADLLGGMGLILNFIFLYLLNFEAARLVSAALLIASFSASVCNLLAITMDRYLSLYNALTYHTERTTTFTYLMLLAIWVTCITLGSLPIVGWNCLEDESSCSVVKPITKNNAAVLSVSFLLIFALMLQLYVQICKIAFRHAQQIAVQYHFVATSNTSTRKGISTLSVILGTFAACWIPFAIYCLIADSSYPLIYTYVTVLPATCNSVINPIIYAYRNPDIQKSLWVACCGCIPSNFSFRPRSSSDV